A window from Elusimicrobia bacterium HGW-Elusimicrobia-1 encodes these proteins:
- the bioF gene encoding 8-amino-7-oxononanoate synthase produces MSKLDFIDEELRRLESAALLRRMRRAAPSRPALRDGTGPGRLNLDGREVVNFASNDYLGLSTAPAVTAAAGSAAASRGGGGASSRLLSGNSDVHEELERRLSAFKSAEAAMVFPSGYQTNLSVISALAGDGDCVLLDRLNHASLVDGARLSGARVAVYRHADPDDLERALKIISRHRRRLIVTDALFSMDGDLAPLGDIAFLAEKYGAILMIDEAHSTGIFGLRAAGAAEHFGVEDKIDVKMGTLSKALGAQGGFVCVSSPLREYLVNKARGFIYTTALSPVVCAAAMASLGIVEKNPGAGRALLERAAKLRAEIKRIGFDTGKSVSQIIPVIVGDSARAVALSSLLFKKGFYAPAVRYPTVSKKSARLRISVTIAHSDEDIARFVEALKLCA; encoded by the coding sequence ATGAGCAAACTTGATTTTATCGACGAAGAACTTCGCCGTCTGGAAAGCGCCGCGCTGTTGCGGCGGATGCGACGCGCGGCCCCGTCCCGTCCCGCTTTGCGGGACGGGACGGGGCCCGGCCGCCTCAATCTGGACGGTCGGGAGGTCGTCAATTTCGCGTCGAACGACTATCTGGGGCTCTCGACGGCCCCCGCAGTAACGGCGGCGGCCGGGTCCGCCGCCGCGTCCCGCGGCGGCGGCGGCGCGTCCTCGCGGCTGCTATCAGGCAACTCCGACGTCCACGAAGAACTCGAGCGGCGTCTCTCAGCGTTCAAAAGCGCCGAAGCCGCGATGGTCTTTCCGTCGGGCTATCAGACCAACCTATCGGTAATATCCGCCCTTGCCGGCGACGGCGACTGCGTGCTGCTCGACCGCCTCAACCACGCCTCGCTTGTCGACGGCGCGCGGCTTTCCGGCGCGCGCGTGGCGGTTTACCGTCACGCCGACCCCGACGACCTTGAGCGCGCGCTGAAAATAATTTCGCGCCATCGCCGACGGTTGATAGTCACCGACGCGCTGTTTTCAATGGACGGCGATCTTGCTCCTCTCGGCGACATCGCTTTCCTTGCCGAAAAATACGGAGCCATCCTGATGATCGACGAAGCGCACTCTACCGGTATATTCGGCCTCCGCGCCGCCGGCGCCGCCGAGCATTTCGGCGTAGAAGACAAAATCGACGTGAAGATGGGAACACTCTCCAAGGCCCTCGGAGCGCAGGGCGGGTTCGTCTGCGTATCGTCTCCGCTGCGCGAATATCTGGTAAACAAAGCGCGCGGGTTCATATATACGACCGCGCTCTCGCCGGTGGTTTGCGCCGCCGCTATGGCGTCTCTGGGTATCGTCGAGAAAAATCCCGGGGCCGGTCGCGCGCTGCTGGAACGCGCCGCGAAACTCCGCGCGGAAATAAAACGTATCGGATTCGACACCGGAAAATCCGTATCGCAGATAATTCCCGTTATCGTCGGAGACAGCGCCCGCGCCGTTGCGCTTTCGAGTTTGCTTTTCAAAAAGGGTTTTTACGCTCCCGCGGTCAGATATCCCACTGTTTCAAAAAAGTCGGCGCGCCTGAGAATATCCGTAACCATTGCCCACTCCGACGAAGACATAGCGCGATTTGTCGAGGCGCTTAAATTATGCGCATAA
- the bioD gene encoding dethiobiotin synthase, producing the protein MRIKKIAAVRGIFVTGTDTGAGKTYVSCLIASAVAAGRRVSVFKPYLSGSRADARKLLAASGSSQRIDEVNPYFFKAPLAPFVAARLEKKRISVAHTVETFKKACRAADFVIVEGAGGLFVPVAGGFHIIDLIKKLRLPAVLVSRAGLGAINHTLLSVEALSRRKIRTAAVVINNYTGRGAAQKTNPAVIRKYVSAPVFVVKKDACRAPKGLLKCILKKV; encoded by the coding sequence ATGCGCATAAAAAAAATTGCGGCGGTACGCGGTATTTTTGTGACGGGGACCGATACCGGCGCGGGAAAGACATATGTGTCCTGTCTTATAGCGTCGGCAGTCGCGGCGGGCCGGCGTGTTTCCGTTTTTAAGCCGTATCTGAGCGGCTCCCGCGCCGACGCGCGGAAGCTTCTTGCGGCTTCCGGCTCGTCACAGCGAATCGACGAAGTCAATCCGTATTTTTTTAAGGCGCCGCTGGCTCCGTTTGTGGCCGCGCGACTCGAAAAAAAACGCATTTCCGTCGCGCATACCGTCGAAACTTTTAAAAAAGCGTGTCGTGCCGCCGATTTCGTTATAGTGGAAGGCGCAGGCGGACTCTTTGTTCCGGTTGCCGGCGGATTTCATATTATAGATTTGATAAAAAAACTGCGACTGCCCGCCGTGCTCGTATCCCGCGCCGGTCTCGGGGCCATAAATCACACCTTGCTGAGCGTCGAAGCGTTGTCCCGACGAAAAATCAGGACGGCCGCCGTCGTCATAAATAACTACACCGGCCGCGGAGCCGCGCAAAAAACCAATCCTGCCGTTATCCGGAAATACGTTAGCGCGCCCGTCTTCGTCGTAAAAAAAGACGCGTGCCGCGCGCCGAAAGGACTTTTGAAATGCATTTTGAAAAAAGTATGA
- the bioA gene encoding adenosylmethionine--8-amino-7-oxononanoate transaminase produces MHFEKSMKTPSISALDKKYVWHPFTQMADWAKEDNLVIESGRGIYLKDTNGKEYIDGVSSLWVNVHGHRKSAIDNAIKKQLGKIAHSTYLGLAHAPGALLAERLIRLAPRGLERVFYSDSGSTAVEIALKMAFRYWRQKKNPSRGKTMFLSLKNAYHGDTIGSVSVGGMDLFGEKFRPLLFKTLFAPSSYCYRCPHRTKTSAAAPRVSRKTRAGGFRIHCISVGCKGECLKAAEDIFKKHSRRIAAAVAEPMIQGAAGMLTMPPGYFKAFADLCRRYGTLLIADEVATGFGRTGKMFACEIENVRPDIMCVAKGITGGYLPLAATLVSEKIHRAFLGRYEDFRTFFHGHTYTANPLACAAAIANLEIFKKEKTIGKLPAKIAALSAALQKLSSENSFVGDTRQLGLMAGIEIVKDKKTGRMFAVEEKTAIKICRRARDYGVILRPLGNVIVIMPPLSVTVGQIEKIINAVGKSIRDVLP; encoded by the coding sequence ATGCATTTTGAAAAAAGTATGAAGACCCCGTCGATATCCGCGCTCGACAAAAAATACGTCTGGCATCCGTTTACGCAGATGGCCGACTGGGCAAAAGAAGACAATCTCGTAATTGAATCGGGCCGCGGAATTTATTTGAAGGATACGAACGGGAAAGAATACATCGACGGAGTGTCCTCATTGTGGGTCAACGTGCACGGCCATCGCAAGTCCGCCATAGACAACGCCATAAAAAAGCAGCTCGGGAAAATCGCTCACTCGACGTATCTCGGCCTGGCGCACGCGCCCGGCGCTCTTCTGGCGGAGCGGCTGATTCGCCTTGCTCCGCGCGGTCTTGAGCGGGTATTCTATTCTGATTCGGGATCGACCGCCGTCGAGATAGCTTTAAAAATGGCTTTCCGGTACTGGCGGCAGAAAAAAAATCCTTCGCGCGGCAAGACCATGTTTCTGTCTCTGAAAAACGCCTATCACGGCGATACCATCGGTTCGGTTTCCGTCGGGGGGATGGATCTTTTTGGCGAGAAGTTCCGGCCGCTGCTTTTTAAGACATTATTCGCGCCGTCGTCTTACTGCTATCGTTGTCCGCACAGAACAAAAACTTCCGCCGCGGCTCCGCGCGTCTCCCGAAAGACCCGCGCCGGCGGCTTCCGGATTCATTGTATATCCGTCGGATGCAAGGGGGAATGTTTGAAAGCCGCCGAAGATATTTTCAAAAAACATTCCCGTCGCATAGCCGCGGCCGTCGCGGAACCCATGATACAGGGCGCCGCCGGGATGCTGACTATGCCGCCGGGCTATTTTAAGGCCTTCGCGGATCTCTGCCGGCGATACGGAACGCTTCTTATTGCCGACGAAGTCGCAACCGGCTTTGGCCGCACCGGCAAGATGTTCGCCTGCGAAATAGAAAACGTGCGCCCCGACATTATGTGTGTAGCCAAGGGAATAACCGGAGGATATTTGCCGTTGGCGGCTACGCTGGTCTCTGAAAAAATCCATCGGGCATTTCTGGGACGCTACGAAGATTTCAGAACTTTTTTCCACGGCCACACATATACCGCCAATCCCCTTGCCTGCGCGGCGGCCATTGCGAACCTTGAAATATTCAAAAAAGAAAAAACTATCGGGAAGTTGCCGGCAAAAATAGCCGCGCTTTCCGCCGCGCTGCAAAAACTCTCGTCGGAAAACTCTTTCGTCGGCGATACGAGACAGCTGGGTCTTATGGCGGGAATAGAAATCGTAAAAGACAAAAAAACGGGGAGAATGTTCGCCGTCGAAGAAAAAACGGCGATAAAAATCTGTCGCCGCGCGCGTGATTACGGCGTGATACTTCGACCGCTGGGCAACGTTATCGTGATAATGCCGCCCCTGTCGGTTACCGTCGGCCAGATAGAAAAAATAATAAACGCCGTTGGAAAATCAATAAGAGACGTTCTGCCGTAA
- a CDS encoding glucose-6-phosphate isomerase (catalyzes the formation of D-fructose 6-phosphate from D-glucose 6-phosphate) — translation MDVKLNYTYSMSDVVGEHGVTAEELLALKDRLSAAKKAVGAKKAAGKLGFMELPYKTEDAAKIKRLASKLKKRFDNFVVVGIGGSALGNIALQGALRHPFWNLLDKKSRGGWMRIFVPDNVDPELVKGLAETIDFKKTVFNVISKSGTTAEGLANFFFFKKILENKAGKKYRDHLVFTTDSQKGFLRELASTEGIESFDIPANVGGRFSALSPVGLISAAAAGIKIDKILSGAKAMDQKCSAAANPLEDPAAVFAALNYLLYLKGKRICVMMPYSNALYPVADWFRQLWAESLGKKSDTAGKTINVGPTPVKALGATDQHSQVQLYIEGPYDKVVVFLSAGKFRKSAPIPKVGYSHYLEGRSLGELIKCEEDATRTALAKEQRANMTIDIPTIDEENIGGLLYMLELATAYAGELFDINAFDQPGVELGKQLTYGLMGRAGFETQKKDIEEFKNRFTARKV, via the coding sequence ATGGACGTTAAACTTAATTATACCTATTCAATGTCGGACGTAGTCGGAGAACACGGCGTAACCGCCGAAGAACTGCTTGCGCTGAAGGACCGTCTGAGCGCGGCCAAAAAAGCCGTCGGCGCAAAAAAAGCCGCCGGAAAACTCGGTTTTATGGAACTGCCTTATAAAACCGAAGACGCCGCTAAAATAAAGCGTCTCGCCTCGAAGCTGAAGAAACGCTTCGACAACTTCGTGGTGGTCGGAATCGGCGGGTCGGCGCTGGGAAACATCGCACTGCAGGGCGCGCTGCGCCATCCGTTCTGGAATCTTCTTGATAAAAAATCCCGCGGCGGATGGATGCGGATTTTTGTGCCGGACAACGTGGATCCGGAACTGGTCAAGGGATTGGCTGAAACTATTGATTTCAAAAAAACGGTTTTCAATGTCATATCGAAATCCGGCACAACGGCCGAAGGTCTTGCCAATTTTTTCTTCTTCAAAAAAATCCTCGAAAACAAAGCGGGCAAAAAATACCGCGATCATCTGGTTTTCACCACCGACTCTCAAAAGGGCTTCTTAAGAGAATTGGCCTCCACGGAAGGCATAGAGAGTTTCGATATTCCCGCGAACGTCGGCGGAAGATTTTCCGCGCTTTCTCCGGTGGGGCTTATATCGGCCGCGGCGGCGGGAATAAAAATCGACAAAATTCTTTCGGGCGCAAAGGCGATGGATCAAAAATGTTCGGCCGCGGCGAATCCGCTCGAAGACCCGGCCGCGGTTTTTGCGGCGCTGAACTATCTTCTTTATCTTAAAGGCAAACGAATCTGCGTGATGATGCCCTATTCCAACGCGCTTTATCCCGTTGCCGACTGGTTCAGGCAGTTGTGGGCCGAATCTCTCGGAAAAAAATCCGACACCGCCGGTAAAACAATAAATGTGGGCCCCACTCCCGTTAAAGCTCTGGGCGCCACCGACCAGCATTCGCAGGTTCAGCTTTACATCGAGGGGCCTTACGACAAAGTGGTGGTGTTTTTATCGGCGGGGAAATTCAGAAAATCCGCGCCCATACCCAAAGTAGGATATTCTCATTATCTGGAAGGACGCTCTCTTGGTGAACTGATAAAATGCGAGGAAGACGCAACCAGAACCGCGCTGGCGAAGGAACAGCGCGCCAATATGACTATCGATATTCCGACGATAGACGAGGAAAATATCGGCGGGTTGCTTTATATGCTGGAACTTGCCACCGCGTATGCCGGCGAACTTTTCGACATTAACGCCTTCGACCAGCCGGGGGTGGAGCTGGGTAAACAACTGACCTACGGACTGATGGGACGCGCAGGATTCGAGACGCAGAAAAAAGATATAGAGGAATTCAAAAACCGGTTTACGGCGCGGAAGGTTTGA